Genomic window (Mycoplasmopsis citelli):
CATTATAATTTTGAGCTAAAGTTGCTTCTCTAAGTCTTGCTGGCATTCTTAAAGAGGTGCTTGATTCTTGATTATCACTTCAACCACTTAAATATCCTTTAGTCACTAAATTAATAAAAAGATCTGAAGAATCTACAGGGATATTTGTATCCCCACCAAAAACTATATTTTTAGCTCCTGCTTGTTTAAAGAAATCAAAAACCTTATCTAAATGGTATGCTTCAACTCCTTCTTGATAACCAATTGCTCCGTTAAATAATTTCAAATTATGATTTAAATCATTAAAGCCTTTTTCAATCCCCTTCTTTTTACCAGGAGAATCGAAGTGATCAAATATTGTTGTAAAAGATTTTTCAGTTCCATTTACATTAAACATCACCCCAAATGGTGGACGTACATATGAAGTTACATAATCTTCATTTTTAAATGGCAAATCAATTTCACCTTTAAATGATTTTTGAGTAGTACCGTCACTAAAAGGAATTGGAGATAATTTATTAGTATCATATAAAATAACTACCGATTCTTGTACATCTTTTGAAGAATCTTCGTTATAATCACTCTTAGGTTGATAAATCATTTGATAGTGGCGCTTTGAATTTGCAAGTAAGTTTAATTTATCAACAATTAAACTTACAGCTTCATAACTACCATTATTAATTTCAGTTAATCCAATTACATCTGGATTAATTTCTGAAAGAATTTTGCTAATAATTGAAACCTTAAATTCATTTGTTTGCGG
Coding sequences:
- a CDS encoding MnuA family membrane nuclease; amino-acid sequence: MNFKLLSILLSSTIPIAISSSCSSAYESQSSPQSESDFYNSLSKAIKNAENLKKTINKNTPSKENDTTPINPNPSDFKSNTLSEDNIQNKTKKTLESDKNLQGTTSPKVAQTEKPISVESNKTNTPQIQEAEGLRIAHWNILNYPNKQPQTNEFKVSIISKILSEINPDVIGLTEINNGSYEAVSLIVDKLNLLANSKRHYQMIYQPKSDYNEDSSKDVQESVVILYDTNKLSPIPFSDGTTQKSFKGEIDLPFKNEDYVTSYVRPPFGVMFNVNGTEKSFTTIFDHFDSPGKKKGIEKGFNDLNHNLKLFNGAIGYQEGVEAYHLDKVFDFFKQAGAKNIVFGGDTNIPVDSSDLFINLVTKGYLSGWSDNQESSTSLRMPARLREATLAQNYNDAYAQPYDRMFYDKDNFDQDPKNRDLFKYDIFKNYIENQEFQNYVNNEYLRLFNVKLNKGKKADKNSNSIWYVLRYIVSDHLPVWLSLSFKN